The following DNA comes from Castanea sativa cultivar Marrone di Chiusa Pesio chromosome 10, ASM4071231v1.
GGTGGTCCGGCACATATAAGTGGTactaaacaaaaaggaaaaaaagaaaaggaaaagaaaggaaaagaagagaaaataataaagaagaaaaatgtcaacgGTCACGAAAAGATGCTCAAGAGAACTTTGAATAACAGTTCTGAtcagtcttcttcttctttccttgatGACCCTTTATCAATTTCTGTGCACGTCCCCATTTCGCAGCCTTTGGTTGGGAGCTTAACTAGCAAAAACCATCACATATTCTATGTGTTTCTTCATGCTTCGTTCAGATGGCCCACCTATGATCAAATCTTAAACCCTGAAATTGGTGAGAAAGCTTAGGAACACCATGCTCTAAAGATTATAAAACTTGAATCTTAATACTTTTACAACCAATTATACGAATTTAGATACATTGTCAATGATATTATATGAGGTTTAGGCCTTAATAATTAAACTTAGGGGTCCCATTTAGAGGTTCAATTTAGAGGGCATGGTGATGaacaaacaaataatcatgCTCTTACAAGATTTAAAGGTAACAAGTACCATGCTCGACATTCTTAGCCAATTAAAGGAAGAGGCAAAGTTCTTCCTTGCCACTACAACCAAGTATATTcaccaaaagagagagaggcagagaaagGACCTTGGGATTAATGAAAGGAAGGTTAGGTGTTATGGTATATCCAAGCTTTTAGAAAGTATATTTGAGTGGCAGGGTTTAGGTACAACAATACATGCCATTTGCCTAGTAAAAAAGACTGCctctttttatctctctctctctctctctctctctctctctctgctccACAACCAGACAAAACCAAAAGCTTCTCTTCTAGTCTTCTATTCTCTTCCCAtttcctcctctctctcaaGCACTCTTGCACATGTCATCTTCCATCATCAAGGAATCTCATCTCATCAAACCCTGCTTTTACCTCTCTCTTGCTTCCAATCTTAATAATTACcaaacctttctttttcatgcttgttctctctttttcccTTCTGCAGAAATCCCCATACAGCATCGCCTCTTCTCCACAAACTTCATCAGAATTACCATATAATTAGTAACAAATAAGAAAAGTTTTAAGGACATTTTTACCAAGTCATTATTGataatgttttagtttttttttttttttttgggtatattttttagtttagttaGTCTGAATATTCATTACCATTCATATTATTTCACATCTTGACAACTTAGTATAATTGTAATTATAGCAACTGATAGcgatacaatatttttttcacaactttattttttactattattgcCTTAATTTATTGTGATCAAAGCAACATAAATTTTACATAGGTCAAACATTGGCAATACTTTTTTTATGAAGCATTCATAATGGATCACGTCAACAGTTGTAAAAAATGTTAGGTTTAAAGACTCTTATTATGACTAATAGACAATCAAATGAAATAATGTGATAACCAAGAGGGAGATAATTGTCGTCGAGGCCCATGGTGATGTGAAAGGGTGCCCATTGTTTCTAATCAAAATCTCCGCAAGCCCATTGTTTACAGCAACTCTCAGACTTCGGGTCAATTGGAGCGTATTGCAAACGTTGGGATTTTCGGTAACTATAGATTTGTATAAACTATACAGCAATAAAAATAAGTGAATTTTGGATAGACTTGAAGGctttaaaatattataccaTTTTCTTAATGATTTAATGCAACACGCACTTACACATGGATCTGTCAGAGTTAAGTTACTGTCATACTTTCACATTGACCTTGTCATTAAATTCATTGACCCATTCAGTAAAAGTTGATAATGAACACTAaatgtaaagaagaaaaagaaatgtcaCAGATCtaactaaaataattataagcTTGTTCACCAAGTATACAATTTCGCTGTACAGTCTTAATTAATGTAGCACGTTAGATCTTAAATGAGGAAACAATTCAGAGTTGCATTGCAAGTCAAATAACACAGATCAGCCAGCATGTACAAAGCTGAGATACACAAGAAATTATTGCAACATGTGTATGTAATGGTCCTCTTATGTATGGGACCTACATCCATGAGTCTCATTATATGTGAAAGGGGCATTGCATAGAACTGTTGCATGAAATAGTGATAGTGATATACACAACAAAACTGTTCAAAGTAATTATTCCTAACATACAAAATTGTGGATGGCTGACATGAAAGCACCAGCTGGGCCAAAAGTTTCTGCTGTGAACATGAATGAGTACACTCTTCTCTCTAGAGATACTGCAGGGACCAGTTGTTCCAAAGTGTCATTAAAACCCTGGTTTAGGTCCGTCCAAGTTTACTCCCACGTATTTATTCAAAACATTATTGAATGCCTGCAACGTAAAACAACAAAAACGAAAATTACCAAGAATGCACTGCacttaagtttcaaatttttggaTAAAAGTTAACCTATTCAAGGGCAAAGTTGAATGACATTCTAGGCAATTTAACCGTTCTGTATTGGTGCTCACTGCTCAACATATGGAACTAGAATTATAGTTATATCTTTGCAGGTAAGCCAATATACAAGCATGACTACCAAGATGATGATATGGTAATTGGGAAAatgtaaaagagaaaaaatgaagaaaggaCACGGTGATAGATTGAGACTTACTTTGGGGAAAAAGACAATGCTGTCAAAGTTGAATTGATCACAAAACTACGAGTACTGGCTGTACACGAGTAAGTTAAAAGTGGAAATGTATATATTCCAAAACTTCACAGTGAAAATATTATATGCCATGACAGAATCAACCAAATCCACCAGGCAAAattctgattaaaaaaaattgatattgaatTCTTCACAAGATACAATACAATGAACTCCTGTTTTTGTCTCTATTCATGGAACTAATGATAGACAAGCATTAGCCAGTACTTTTCATGACTAGATGACCTCAATAAAGTAAGGGGCCTCTGTTCCAGGGAAACCAGCcaccaaaactataaacatttAAACCTTCATTTATTCTGTGCACTGGCTAATGCAAGTGAACCCTGACTACCACCAGATTCCCACCACGATACAGCTTTGTCATTTGTTGGGACAAGCTACTGTAAGAAACATAGTATGATGTTCATTGTGCAAGTAAAACAATGAAAAAGCACAATGACAACATTATCAAATGGAAGGATCCTAATCCACAAAAGCACTCCATGGCATCTCtgtaaattaaatttaattatgaaaattttccaaagaGAAGTTCAGGTGAGATCTTGTTCAGTAACTATGCCTTGCAAAAACAGGCCAATCAGGGGAATGAAATCCAATGAATGAATATGATCAACACTGAAGACCGTTTTTTCATTGTTTCATGCAACTCTAAAAGGCATATCATAGAAATTCGTAATGATGGCTGATCTgctagtttttttctttttaaaacacaCTATTCAAACCAaagagattattattattttgatagataagtaaaattttattgatcaaatCAAAAAGATTATTTATAGTCTTGACGTGGAAGAAGAGccacattattttttctttctttttcaactaGTAATTACACATGCACTGGGTGGGTCTTGAATCCTCAATCCCTTCTACCACCTTGTGGTTACAAGGGAGGGAGTGACATATGAACTAGAGCTCATTGGTGAAGATGAACCACACTATATCCTATTTCTTCACTCAACCCCCACCCAACACAGCAAAAATGGATGTTGTGTACATCCACAGACAACCACCTAGCAATCCAGTACATATACATTTTGCAGATGAGTAGATGATACTAGAAGATATGACAAACattgagttccaaaaaaaaaaacatttgatgaGAGCACAGCATTACCTGGAGTGCAAATGACTCTTTTCCATTCAGAATTGCATCCATTGCACTAAATTGATCATCAAATGCACCATAGAAAACCTGGTAGAACTTGTTCCTGACACATAGTGATgaatgacaaaattaaaaaccaaaaagtaaATGCATTATTCTTTCACAAAACTTATGTAAAGAATGATTGTGAAATTAGCAAGTACCTATCTTCCTCAGTGATCTGTTGATCCATCTCTTCAAATTTCCGTGTAAGGACTTCTGCCCCCACTGGTGAAAGCAAATGAAGGATCAAAGCCTCCAAAGTTCTTGGGAAATTGTACTGAAAGAAAAAAGGGTAATTAGTTTTACATGCTTGAAGATaagataattaaaatttaatcaataaatCCTCAAATGGCCGAACATACAAAGGGCTAATTAGGATATCCAAAGCAATTGGAAACAAAGACGAAGTACAAGACATGACACCTGAGCCACatgcacccccccccccccccagtgGGGCTTCTTTTACCTcgtgaaaagaaaacaaaggaagatATTCCTTGACAAGACCACCTTTGGCATGGTGGTAAAAATTCCTTCTAAAGTTTGATCATGCAAGGACTAATCAATGTGAGGCAAAGGGGTTGGAGCTCATAATTATTCATTAGCTAATAGAAAATGGATAGgagcataaaataaaatttaaagaatttaaaattatttccagAAATGAATAAGAATAAAGTTTAAAGATATCAGTAATTGGAGACCCTTCAAATCTCGTAATTCCTTTTACTTTCTTATCACTTCAGTCAACACTTTGTTTGCCACATAGAATATTAAAGGGAAAGGAGATCACACTCACCACGTTCCTTCTTTTAATATCAGTCGAGCAACAACTTACATAAAAGATGCCATttagattaaacaaaattttaccaTCTCATAATAtgtattgaataaaattatttaccaTACCCTTTATGTACCAAACAAGTATTAACACAAAACTCAGTAACCTTTTTGAGGTGTAAGCTTCGTTGGAGCGTACAAACTCACCGCCATGGCTAAAAATACATGTTGCAGGGTCCTTGGTTGAAGGCTCCAAAGAATTTTAGCAACTGGATCATCTTCCAAGCGAAATAAATTAGCTGGCACAATTTTCTTACATTCACCTTTCACTCTAGCAGGAGAATCATCTATCAAAGTCGATTGCAGTAGTTGACTGTGATCAGAAATGTTAATATAGTCATGAACCAGAGAAACGATTTCATGAAGCACCTGGAGAGCAATGGGTTCCAGGTCCTGCAACAGATTCTTCTGCTgcacttctttttcttttgaatctGCTTCCTCACAAGCCTGATCCAAATCATTGCCACGATGATCTGgttatcaaatatcaaattatgATGTAAGAAAAAGTATATAGCCACTGGCTTGGAAATTAGCAGCAAATTTACTTCTTTTTACTCAGATATAtagaaataataattattaaaaaaaaagatcaaataatCCTGATATATGACAGAGATTTCACGGGCTTATAAGAAAATGACCTGCTTTTCCATTACCAGGCAGCTCACATATATGCCTCTTCATGTCCCCCATTATAGTAGAAGAGGTCTTATGTAGCACTTGGTCCTGCCCTAATTGTACATCACCAAATATAACAGCACTCACTAATAAACTTCTTATtatatattgaataaaataaaataaaaataaaggaaggtCTTAAATATGACTCCACCACAGAATTAAGACTGACACAGACGAATGAAATCAAAGATTTAATCAGTATATCACATTTAACTAGCTATGAGTCTGTCTGAAATTCATATTAAATTAGTTCCATAATCAACTTTTAcaaatttgtagaaaaatttgTAAGAGACCTGAGATCCTAAGCTTCTGCaggataagaaaaaaatattatagaaattaAGCATTAAAGGCCAAAAATAttaggggaaaagaaaaagaagatttcagtaaaagttttagaaaaattatgCAGACATATATGAAATCATCTTTAATTTCATGATTGCTGATAATTCTGAAGCTCTAGGACATTTCAATGAGTATCTTTCCCAAAAAACTTTCCATACCCATGGAAGTAAGAATGGAAAAGACAACTCAAACAATAGAAAATACATACTAAAGTggaaatcataaatataaaaaggatTGTTTCTGTCACTCCCCACCCCATAAAATGGCTGTTTGCCAACATTATCTGGCATCAAATGACATATGTAAGAGAGATACATACCATTTCTTTATCCGTCAatcttttatataaaatgttgatTCGATGAGTGAATGACACATGAAATTGACACAGAACTAATGTTAGGTTTTCACACTAGCTAGCTTAACCAACATAGTTTAATGAATCTACACTACAAGTACCTTTTCAATATTCTGCGCAAATAATATGCATCCATGTGCTCTTCCATGGAAGACAACATATTGGATCGCCACCAAAAGTTAATAGCAATGGTCAAATCATTACTGTCTACTTGGTGGAACCTGTAACAAACAGAAAAAACAATCACCTAACCTGAAGATACATATAGAAGAAGGATAAGTccacaaaatagaaagaaataaGTCAACTACACTAATAATGTCACAAACACTGTCATCCATCCAGATAAAAACCAGCTAAGCTTtagtattgttgttgttgttatattaCTAGTAAAatggtaataaaaattattgtgagtGATTTAAGAATGCCACATAAATAATGATAGCAGAGGGAACTACAGGCACAAATTTGCAAGGTTAAggtaaagaaaataaagtgaTGCATTTTAACAGATGGAGTAGCCCACAATAAAATGGAATGACAGGAGTATATGCACAACTGACTGAAGTAAAGAAATTAAGCATGAATCAGATTTTGTTATGCAGTACTGCCAAAGGATGCATTAACAGGTATCcagtcaaaatcaaatttttagttttcaaaaaccATGCATATATTGCACGTTAGAATTTTCACAGAAAATGAATAACCATATTGTCTCTAGTTCCATTGCAGAGATCAAACATGAGTCTAGACAAGAAGCAAAGAAAATAACTAGCACACAGCTAATAAGTTGGAGTTGAAGGCTAAGCTCAGTATGATAAGAATGTAATCATAACTAGACAAAGTAATCATCACCAAAAAGAAGCAGATCATAATAACGAGGGGATAGAGAGATGGTGAGACCATACACTACTAAACTTGAAGAGAGGGACATATCATAAAACTAGAAAATggtcaacaatatatatatatatatatgtgtgtgtgtgtgtgtgtaaagaaGGGATCTAACAAATGCAACATTGGTATAAATACACAGAATTAGACCTTACCAGCCTTCAGGAATGAAAAGTGCATCACCTGCTTGAAGAACAACCTTCTGCGAGTGCTCCATTGCGCATTTTGCTCTTGGATAAGTTGAAAAATCAGGGTTTTCTAAAGCAACAGAACTGCCAAATGcacaaaagattttttttttttttttttttataaatgcaggccacacaaaaattgaaatctaTTATTTATGTCATTGAGCAAAAATTAGAAGTATCAGCATTTCACAAATCTTATGGGTAGAGAAGAAGCAAATAATTAATTTCCTGTTGCCAGTATTGAAAGTAGCATACCTATGGTTTGAGGCCTCACCATATATTGGCAATGGGTATAACATTGGAGTAGCAGAAGGAGGCCATAAGACAACTGCATAGCACGGAAGCTCTTATGTTGAGTGCCCAtacaaaagaaaactattttatGCAAACCCCCACTCcccaccaacaaaaaaagacTTATGTTGAGTTATTTAATATTCAAGGCTGAAGGTGTTGGGTGCGCGTTTTTATACACCAATGttattgataggccaaaatcTCAGTATCTCAGCTCATGATGTCATCCCCTGAAAACTAGCCATGAAATGCCAACCATCTCGGTGAAACATATCAGCAGTCAACATTTTGTGGATATAATGATTCATAACGTATATATAAATGTTACCTCCACTTAATTGATTTTATCCTCAAATACATTTAAGCCAATGTGTACTTGTGCTTTGCAAAAAGAAATGCCTAACATGGTTTTACAACTGAAAAGGAAATAACAGTTTTAAAAGTTGCAAGACCCCAACCCCCCCTttcattcccccccccccccctcgtCATTTGATAAGGTAGTTAGGTCATCCACTCGTGGCATGCATATGGGCCATCCATCGCataggaaagaaaaataatgactTCACCTTGTTTGCAGCCGCCAACTACGCACAAAAGGTTATGGTGTGGATCATAGTGAGTACTTGATCTAGCTTGAGCATTGTTCATCCACAAGTTGATAGATGCTAGTGTTTTCCTCTCCAAAAATGCAGGCTGCAGAAGTAACCAAGCttgattagaaaaataaaatctgtgAAAGAACACTTTTGCAGAGAGCAATGGACTAGACAACAGTAGATAGTGAAAAGAAATATACTTACCGTTTCAATATCTTCCCTCAAAGTTTCCAACTGAACCTTCTCTTCATTATCAGCATTCATAATTGGtgtctaaataataaaatactcaaaGTTGTTAAACCATAACTCTCCCAAAGGCAAAGTGGAACCTAAAAACCGAAAATTGATACatccaaatcaaaataaatacaaatttatgaATTACACAAAAGCCCACGAAGTTGGAACCTGTGCTAAATAGATTTGTTCAGGAGCATCTTCTGCATGCTCTGCATCACGCCCAATTAGGCCATGACTTTCCAATTCAGAATTGGCACAACCAAGATCTCTGTTTTGCATTCGTTGCTTACAATAACCAATGAAGGTAGAAAATGGTAATGGAACCTACAAAAAGAAAGGGAATTAAAGTAATTGGGTTTATTGACTTCCATGAGAGAGAGCAATTCAAATTccataatgttttaaaaaaacatacaaaaaaattacCCTCTCATGACTTCTAAGGTCACCATAAAAGACAGGCGCTGATTTTGAGAGCATGGCCTCCACAATACCAGACCCTACTCGTTCCTAAATTTCCATTAAGTTAAAGAAATCAAAAATTCATCTAATGactttataaaaagaaaattaataactGCAAAAGCAATAGGTAGAACAATCTTTGTAGCTATGCTACTCAAGCATACAAATAAAATCTAAGCGTATGTGTATTAAGGCTTATTCTTTGAGgccaaaatcaaatatattagTCACAGTGTCAAGAAGGTCATGCATCATGCACACACACATTTGAACAAGAATTTTAGGTTAAAACACAATTTTGATTCCCAGAATTtattacaaatttcattttcattcctcAGTGCCATGTCAGCACTTTGTCACATATCGTAATTGAgttaatgaaaaaatttgaaacatatCCCATCACAAAAATTGCATACATGGCAGACAAAGTGCTGACATggcacattaaaaaaaataatgtggcaTGGAATAAATTTaccataaaaagaagaaggtgaaaaattattaccttttttaaatattttagggTCGTAATtgcaactttttaaattttaaagtacaACAAAATTGAGCCAAATTTTGAGAACTGAAAAGCATATCTCAGCCATAATTTCAAGGAAAATGCCAAAGCTCCTAACAATTTCACTACATAAAGtaccaatgagctctagctcaattgGCATTTCCTCCCCCCTAATAAGCGCTAGGCGAAGAGTCACATCATAGGTTTAAGACCCATCAGATGCGTatgtaacttaccaatcaatttttacaaATGGCATTAACTCCACATCTAATTTCATCCACCATAACAATATTATTTGCAAAAGACATACCCCCAAGGTACTTTCTGTTGAATCGATTTAGCGAGCTCATTCATCTAACACCACTAGTGCAAAGATATTTGGACAAAATAACGcgacaataaataaatttctaagTTATTTTGTTGTCCTGTGTTTAAAATCTAGCACATTAATTTCTAATACTAATGGAAGTAAAATTTATTGGTAACTGTAGGTGTAGCATCactctaattttcaattattgtaTTGATCAAATTTCAAGGGATTACTTGATCCTACTCAAAGATAGTAATTCCAGTTCTCAAAAGAGCACCTAAAGCAAAACTGGAATTTCTTTTACAGAGTTTGAAAAGATAACCTGCAAATAGTCAAGTCCGCCATTGGATGGATTCCACTTGGAAAAAGCTTTCCAGTCCTTAACGCATCCAGTAAACACCTGTAAGTGAATAATAAGAGAAAGAAGTAGAAAGTTTtgagttacatttttttttcccgagaaacaaacagaaaatagagagagagagagtgaatttttACAGCGGGAACGTTTGTGGATTGAATCAGAGACTCGAACTCTAACGACGAAGGAATTTGTTCGAATCTTTGGATTCGGAGGGACTCGTCCATGTTTTCTCCGGTGCTATCTAGCTGTACGGACATTGCTCCGattagttttgtttttcattttgagagagagagagagatatgtaTTAAGTGTTTTTGGGCTGGGCCTATAGTTGAAGCCCGAATGTTTTAGGTCCAGATTAAGGGTTTTGGCATTTTGGGCTGGACCGAACTGGCTCACACAGGAGTCATATTGTTATCAATGATTTATGATTTTGGATAACCTGCGTTTGCGTTTTGCTGAGAAAtttcagcgttttttttttttttttttttcttctgctgcaTGCTTTTCACAGGGGAGAAAtttcagcgttttttttttttttttttttcttctgctgcaTGCTTTTCACAggggacaaggctactgtttatgctactgtgcatgaacagtagccgattttgttgactttcagcacatttgtAGGTCTCGTGTattgttcacgggacccacaaacttcacttttcagatttttttaaattaaaaatgggacccacgacactattcacacatttaaaaattattttggtacagtgttttcagttttcagttttcagttttcagcaataaactgtatccaaacggacccttagagtccgtttagatagaacttattttactgaaactgaaaactgaaaacattgtagcaaaataatttttaaatgtgtaaatagtgctgtgggacccatttttaatgaaaaagttgctgaaaagtaaaattgtgggacctatgaacagtgcatttgtgcactgttcatggctgaaaagtccaaacttgcggctgggttaaaaaaaaaaaaaaaaaaaacgcggaCGCAAGAAACgcgctatccaaactccaccttaGTAGATacccaaaattaatttttacttcAATTATCCaaatttagtattaaaaatCAGCCCCAAGTTACTGTTTGGTATACCATATTTATAAAGGCATAAACCCTTATattgatatttaaattttgaagtgTCTGGCCAACTCTTAGGTCTTTTAATCTTTCAAACAAGTCATTGTatccttaaaaattttgatttataatACTTCAAATATTTCAAGCACCTTAACCTACTAtgttcttatttaattttttgataattcaattgttacaagttacaacaagTGGGGAAGGGGATTCAAATCTTGTGTTCgctttgtattttgtatttttcatttttcaaatgtATATTATTGTATTATGTAACATGCTTAAAAccttcattaaaattttattttataacattcaCTCTTAAGCCTTAACCTAAGAAGTATGCATACTTTATTTGAAGTGTTGTATTCATGTCATACCTGTGTCGAACACTTAATATGTTTGGAACACTTCTGCATGTGTGTCACAACAGtgtaatttgaaaaaatgcaAGGCACAGTTGAGCCGTACACAATAACAAGAAGAAACAAATACCCTTTCACAAAATAATGAGAACATGAATGAATAATAATAGtgcatttgaaaattaattctAGTAAATATCTTTATTCTTAGTtcgtattttaatttttaaacatccTTTAATAGTCATGAATTTGCTTTATTATCCATTAATAGTTATGGTATTTATTATAATCTTTTATGCTTTATTCTTGGTTCGTAGTAATAAGCaccatcttcttcatcatcatcatcatcttccatGGCGATCATTGGTGGAGGAGCCAAGTTGAAATTGCCACCGTCAACCTCAATATCGACATTAATCATCAGCACCTCTAGCTAAGTGATATCTTGCTCTACAACTAAGAATGGAGGAGCCGAGTTGGACGTGTTCTTCATTGGGATTCCTGGAGTAATTCTTAATTAGTTACTCCCGAAACACAATGAATAATACTCTCCATTTTCTCATATTTATGGTGGGAttcactcattaaatttatagtagGATCCATtatgaatgtgagaaaatggagcaca
Coding sequences within:
- the LOC142613552 gene encoding lysine-specific demethylase JMJ31 isoform X1, whose amino-acid sequence is MSVQLDSTGENMDESLRIQRFEQIPSSLEFESLIQSTNVPAVFTGCVKDWKAFSKWNPSNGGLDYLQERVGSGIVEAMLSKSAPVFYGDLRSHERVPLPFSTFIGYCKQRMQNRDLGCANSELESHGLIGRDAEHAEDAPEQIYLAQTPIMNADNEEKVQLETLREDIETPAFLERKTLASINLWMNNAQARSSTHYDPHHNLLCVVGGCKQVVLWPPSATPMLYPLPIYGEASNHSSVALENPDFSTYPRAKCAMEHSQKVVLQAGDALFIPEGWFHQVDSNDLTIAINFWWRSNMLSSMEEHMDAYYLRRILKRLTDKEMDQVLHKTSSTIMGDMKRHICELPGNGKADHRGNDLDQACEEADSKEKEVQQKNLLQDLEPIALQVLHEIVSLVHDYINISDHSQLLQSTLIDDSPARVKGECKKIVPANLFRLEDDPVAKILWSLQPRTLQHVFLAMAYNFPRTLEALILHLLSPVGAEVLTRKFEEMDQQITEEDRNKFYQVFYGAFDDQFSAMDAILNGKESFALQAFNNVLNKYVGVNLDGPKPGF
- the LOC142613552 gene encoding lysine-specific demethylase JMJ31 isoform X2; the encoded protein is MSVQLDSTGENMDESLRIQRFEQIPSSLEFESLIQSTNVPAVFTGCVKDWKAFSKWNPSNGGLDYLQERVGSGIVEAMLSKSAPVFYGDLRSHERVPLPFSTFIGYCKQRMQNRDLGCANSELESHGLIGRDAEHAEDAPEQIYLAQTPIMNADNEEKVQLETLREDIETPAFLERKTLASINLWMNNAQARSSTHYDPHHNLLCVVGGCKQVVLWPPSATPMLYPLPIYGEASNHSSVALENPDFSTYPRAKCAMEHSQKVVLQAGDALFIPEGWFHQVDSNDLTIAINFWWRSNMLSSMEEHMDAYYLRRILKRLTDKEMDQVLHKTSSTIMGDMKRHICELPGNGKADHRGNDLDQACEEADSKEKEVQQKNLLQDLEPIALQVLHEIVSLVHDYINISDHSQLLQSTLIDDSPARVKGECKKIVPANLFRLEDDPVAKILWSLQPRTLQHVFLAMAYNFPRTLEALILHLLSPVGAEVLTRKFEEMDQQITEEDRNKFYQVFYGAFDDQFSAMDAILNGKESFALQPVLVVL